A single window of Sulfitobacter sp. JL08 DNA harbors:
- a CDS encoding zinc-finger domain-containing protein, with translation MTLQAPETKVVENHRIACDGGEGALGHPRVWLQIPEDTGWVECPYCDCKYVHKDFEGKV, from the coding sequence ATGACACTTCAAGCCCCCGAAACAAAGGTTGTCGAAAACCATCGGATCGCCTGCGACGGCGGCGAGGGGGCGCTTGGGCATCCGCGCGTCTGGCTGCAGATTCCCGAAGACACCGGCTGGGTCGAATGCCCGTATTGCGACTGCAAATACGTGCACAAGGATTTTGAAGGCAAGGTCTGA
- a CDS encoding hydroxypyruvate isomerase family protein: protein MPKFAANLSLLFTELPYLDRFAAAALAGFEAVEILFPYDAAAKDTRRALLANGLDLVLINAPPPNYTGGERGFAAIPAGQARFQNDIRRVLRYAGELKPQFIHVMAGAAQGADAQATFVENLKWAADAAPHQHFTIEPLNPVDQPGYFLNDYDLAAAVLKAVDRPNVGLQYDTYHAQMITGDALAIWRAFGHQAVHVQIGSAPGRHEPGAGPMDFDVIFETLDRDGYSGWVSAEYNSTGPTQSCLGWMQ from the coding sequence ATGCCCAAATTCGCAGCAAACCTGTCACTGCTGTTCACTGAACTGCCCTATCTCGACAGGTTTGCCGCTGCGGCGCTGGCGGGGTTTGAAGCCGTTGAAATCCTGTTTCCCTACGATGCCGCGGCCAAGGATACGCGGCGGGCGCTGCTGGCTAACGGGTTGGATCTTGTGCTGATCAATGCTCCGCCGCCCAATTACACCGGCGGCGAACGTGGCTTTGCCGCCATCCCTGCCGGTCAGGCACGGTTCCAGAACGATATCCGGCGTGTCCTGCGCTATGCTGGCGAACTAAAGCCTCAATTTATACACGTTATGGCCGGCGCCGCGCAGGGGGCCGATGCCCAAGCAACATTTGTGGAAAATCTGAAATGGGCCGCCGATGCCGCCCCGCATCAACATTTTACAATTGAACCCCTGAATCCGGTCGATCAACCCGGATACTTTCTGAACGATTACGATCTGGCGGCAGCGGTTCTAAAGGCCGTGGACCGGCCCAATGTCGGCCTGCAATATGACACATACCATGCCCAGATGATCACAGGCGATGCGCTGGCCATATGGCGCGCCTTCGGCCATCAGGCGGTGCACGTCCAGATTGGCAGTGCTCCGGGGCGTCATGAACCGGGTGCAGGCCCGATGGATTTCGATGTGATTTTCGAAACACTGGACCGAGACGGATATTCCGGCTGGGTCAGTGCCGAATATAATTCGACAGGTCCGACGCAATCCTGCCTTGGCTGGATGCAGTGA
- a CDS encoding DUF4159 domain-containing protein, producing the protein MTVLGGIGFSAPWLLLGLIALPILWLILRAVPPAPIRRRFPGVALLLGLKDDETVSDRTPWWLLLLRMLAVAAMILGLAGPVLNPSQDRAGTGPLLIVLDGSWAGATRWREKIDLVTAELSEAGRAGRTVAIMRLTEPEPPVFQSADVWSTRLAGVLPAPWQPGPVLVAQAIDALGDTSFETYWVSDGLEYEGRDAMLSALEARGPVQVFQNASAILAMTPATFEDGAVQLTARRSAASETREITLLAHGLDPAGNAQVLASVPATFDAGASEAQTALSLPAELRARLTRFEIQGQRSAGAVSLSDDSLRRREVALIAGREDREGLELLSPLHYLEQALAPTADLLNGALMDILPANPDVIAMADIATLSSAEEEALLSWVDTGGMLLRFAGPRLAASDVSRSDEHPLMPVRLRAGGRTVGGAMSWGEPKELAPFKQNSPFFGLDIPADVRVSAQVMAQPDPTLAERVVASLSDGTPLVTRKAVGDGQVVLFHVTANAEWSTLPLSGLFVEMLERLAVSSSGGLPEAEDLEGTVWTPVQVLDGFGALPDAGNLPGVDGTDLIETPLGPDVQPGVYASDDRRIARNVVTADTDLTPASWPARIPVTGLTIEAEVPLGGALLSGAIALLLLDVLASLALGGRLWGARATAAVLALAVLPGFAHQAHAQSDDDFALAATSELALAHVLTGNRAVDDTARAGLVGLSDTLFFRTSVEPANPTSINLETDELAFFPILYWPITPDQPTPSADAYVKLNAYLRSGGMILFDTRDADIARFGSASPNGRKLQDLARPLDIPPLEPLPSDHVLTRTFYLLQDFPGRHTSREVWVEAAPPDAQQIEGMPFRNLNDGVTPVVIGGNDWAAAWAVNDRGVAAFPIGRGFSGERQRELAYRFGVNLVMHVLTGNYKSDQVHVPALLDRLGQ; encoded by the coding sequence ATGACCGTTTTGGGCGGCATTGGATTCAGTGCACCTTGGTTGCTGTTGGGGCTGATCGCCCTGCCCATTCTTTGGCTGATTCTGCGCGCGGTTCCACCGGCGCCGATCCGGCGGCGGTTTCCCGGCGTTGCGCTTTTGCTGGGTCTGAAAGACGACGAAACGGTATCTGACCGCACGCCATGGTGGCTGCTTTTGCTGCGCATGCTGGCGGTTGCTGCGATGATCCTGGGGCTGGCGGGGCCGGTTCTGAACCCGTCGCAGGATCGGGCGGGCACCGGCCCGTTGCTGATCGTGCTGGATGGCAGCTGGGCGGGCGCCACGCGGTGGCGGGAAAAGATTGACCTTGTGACAGCTGAATTGTCCGAAGCGGGCCGCGCGGGCCGTACGGTTGCGATCATGCGTCTGACAGAACCGGAACCACCGGTGTTTCAATCTGCCGATGTCTGGTCAACCCGTCTGGCCGGCGTTCTGCCGGCACCCTGGCAACCCGGCCCGGTGTTGGTGGCACAGGCCATTGATGCGCTTGGCGACACCTCTTTTGAAACCTACTGGGTGTCGGACGGGTTGGAATACGAAGGACGCGACGCGATGCTGAGCGCCCTTGAAGCGCGCGGACCGGTACAGGTTTTTCAGAACGCGAGCGCAATTCTAGCAATGACCCCGGCAACATTCGAAGACGGTGCAGTGCAATTGACCGCCCGGCGATCTGCTGCTTCGGAAACGAGGGAGATCACACTTTTGGCGCATGGCCTTGATCCGGCGGGCAACGCGCAGGTTCTGGCAAGCGTTCCTGCCACCTTTGACGCCGGTGCGAGTGAGGCACAAACCGCCCTGTCCCTTCCGGCTGAATTGCGCGCCCGCCTGACGCGATTTGAAATTCAGGGGCAACGGTCGGCGGGTGCGGTCAGTCTTTCGGATGACAGCCTGCGCCGACGCGAAGTGGCGCTGATCGCCGGGCGCGAAGATCGTGAAGGATTGGAACTGCTTTCGCCTTTGCACTATCTGGAACAGGCGCTGGCGCCGACGGCCGATCTTTTGAACGGGGCATTGATGGATATCCTTCCGGCCAATCCGGATGTGATTGCGATGGCCGATATCGCCACCCTGTCATCGGCAGAGGAAGAGGCGCTTTTGTCATGGGTCGATACTGGCGGGATGCTGTTGCGGTTCGCCGGCCCGCGGCTGGCCGCCAGCGATGTCAGCCGCAGCGATGAACACCCACTGATGCCGGTGCGTCTGCGCGCGGGTGGCCGCACTGTCGGGGGCGCGATGAGTTGGGGAGAACCCAAGGAACTTGCGCCTTTCAAACAAAACTCGCCTTTTTTCGGGCTCGACATTCCTGCAGATGTCCGGGTTTCGGCGCAGGTGATGGCACAGCCCGATCCGACCCTTGCGGAACGGGTTGTCGCGTCTTTAAGCGATGGCACACCACTGGTGACGCGCAAGGCGGTGGGCGATGGTCAGGTTGTTCTGTTTCATGTCACAGCGAATGCGGAATGGTCTACCCTGCCTTTGTCCGGCCTGTTTGTGGAAATGCTTGAACGGCTTGCCGTGTCTTCATCCGGCGGGTTGCCAGAGGCAGAGGATCTGGAAGGAACGGTCTGGACTCCGGTTCAGGTTCTGGACGGCTTCGGGGCATTGCCTGACGCAGGCAACCTTCCGGGCGTTGACGGCACAGACCTGATCGAAACGCCGCTTGGCCCTGATGTGCAACCCGGCGTCTACGCATCGGATGATCGCAGGATCGCCCGCAATGTCGTGACCGCAGATACAGATCTGACACCGGCCAGCTGGCCTGCACGCATTCCGGTGACAGGCCTCACGATCGAGGCAGAAGTTCCTTTGGGCGGCGCGCTTCTGAGTGGTGCGATTGCGCTGTTGTTGCTGGATGTTCTGGCGTCCCTGGCGTTGGGCGGCCGGTTGTGGGGCGCGCGCGCTACGGCGGCTGTGCTGGCGCTGGCCGTTCTGCCCGGTTTTGCGCATCAGGCACATGCACAATCGGATGATGACTTTGCGCTTGCCGCAACATCGGAACTGGCGCTGGCCCATGTCCTGACCGGAAACAGGGCAGTGGACGATACCGCCCGCGCCGGACTGGTCGGTCTGTCAGACACGTTGTTTTTCCGCACGTCGGTCGAACCGGCCAATCCCACCAGTATCAATCTTGAAACCGATGAGCTTGCGTTTTTCCCGATCCTGTACTGGCCGATAACCCCCGATCAACCGACACCTTCGGCAGATGCCTACGTGAAGCTGAATGCCTATTTGCGTTCCGGTGGCATGATCCTGTTCGATACAAGAGATGCCGATATTGCCCGCTTCGGATCGGCAAGCCCGAACGGACGCAAGTTGCAGGACCTGGCGCGGCCACTGGATATTCCGCCCCTTGAACCGCTTCCGTCGGATCACGTGCTGACGCGCACCTTTTATCTGTTGCAGGACTTTCCGGGCCGTCACACCAGCCGCGAGGTTTGGGTCGAAGCCGCGCCACCGGATGCGCAACAGATCGAAGGCATGCCATTTCGCAACTTGAATGACGGGGTGACGCCGGTGGTGATTGGGGGCAACGACTGGGCGGCGGCCTGGGCCGTGAATGATCGTGGCGTTGCGGCCTTTCCGATCGGGCGCGGGTTTTCCGGTGAACGGCAGCGCGAACTGGCCTATCGCTTTGGTGTCAATCTGGTGATGCATGTGCTGACCGGAAACTACAAATCCGATCAGGTGCATGTGCCTGCGTTGCTAGACAGGTTGGGCCAATGA
- a CDS encoding AAA family ATPase: MTDQTDLEPQIEALEEKLAKARASITRRFIGQERVVDLTLTALLCGGHGLLIGLPGLGKTRLVETLSTVMGLDGKRVQFTPDLMPADILGSEVLDTEADGGRTFRFVPGPIFCQLLMADEINRASPRTQSALLQAMQEKTVTVAGQDRPLGTPFHVLATQNPIEQEGTYPLPEAQLDRFLVQIDVDYPTRETERDILLATTGASEDQSTQVFGEGELLAAQTLLRRMPVGDSVVDMILDLVRAFRPEEAGVSDRVRETVAWGPGPRAAQALMMTVRARALLQGRLAPSAEDVIDMARPVLSHRMALNFAARARGDSLTDLIETTAETLAQTKAAA; the protein is encoded by the coding sequence ATGACCGATCAAACAGATCTGGAGCCACAAATCGAAGCACTGGAAGAAAAGCTGGCCAAGGCCAGAGCGTCTATCACGCGGCGGTTTATTGGTCAGGAGCGCGTTGTCGACCTGACCCTGACCGCCCTTTTGTGTGGTGGTCATGGGCTGTTGATCGGATTGCCGGGGCTGGGAAAAACGCGGCTTGTCGAAACATTATCGACGGTCATGGGGCTGGACGGCAAACGTGTGCAATTTACCCCTGATCTTATGCCGGCCGATATTCTGGGTTCCGAAGTTCTGGATACCGAAGCCGATGGCGGACGCACATTCCGGTTTGTACCCGGCCCGATCTTTTGCCAGTTGCTGATGGCGGACGAAATCAACCGTGCAAGCCCGCGCACGCAATCGGCACTGTTGCAGGCCATGCAGGAAAAAACCGTTACCGTTGCCGGTCAGGACCGGCCTTTGGGCACACCGTTCCATGTTCTGGCAACGCAAAACCCGATTGAACAGGAGGGCACCTATCCCCTGCCCGAGGCGCAGCTGGACCGGTTTCTGGTTCAGATCGATGTCGATTACCCCACACGGGAAACAGAACGCGATATTTTGCTGGCCACGACAGGCGCCAGCGAGGATCAATCGACGCAGGTGTTCGGCGAAGGGGAACTGCTGGCAGCACAAACCCTGTTGCGGCGTATGCCGGTCGGCGACAGCGTGGTTGATATGATCCTTGATCTGGTACGTGCCTTCCGCCCTGAAGAAGCAGGTGTCTCAGACCGAGTGCGTGAAACGGTGGCCTGGGGTCCGGGCCCGCGTGCAGCGCAAGCGCTGATGATGACGGTGCGCGCGCGCGCGCTGCTGCAAGGGCGGCTTGCCCCGTCAGCGGAAGACGTGATTGATATGGCCCGCCCGGTGCTGTCGCATCGTATGGCGCTGAATTTCGCAGCCCGCGCACGCGGTGACAGCCTGACCGATCTGATTGAAACGACTGCAGAAACACTCGCGCAGACAAAGGCCGCTGCGTGA
- a CDS encoding DUF1285 domain-containing protein, whose protein sequence is MSGQKTVTPTAEGLIASVKATKTRGLPPVHLWNPPFCGDLDIRIARDGTWYYLGTPFTRLELVKLFSSILKLEDGKYYLVTPVEKVGITVDDAPFVAIDFEVQGEGREQVLAFETKTGDFAEAGPDHPIRVTRDPETGEPSPYIMIRAGLEALIDRKSFYRLVDIGEHHDGWFGLWSSGQFFPVIPSADLPD, encoded by the coding sequence ATGAGCGGACAAAAAACCGTGACCCCGACCGCCGAAGGCCTGATTGCATCGGTGAAAGCCACAAAAACACGCGGCTTGCCGCCTGTTCACCTGTGGAATCCGCCGTTTTGCGGGGATCTGGATATTCGCATCGCACGTGACGGCACGTGGTATTATCTGGGCACGCCGTTCACACGGCTGGAACTGGTCAAGCTCTTTTCATCGATTCTCAAGCTTGAGGACGGAAAATACTATCTGGTCACCCCCGTTGAAAAGGTCGGAATCACGGTGGACGATGCGCCGTTTGTTGCCATTGATTTCGAAGTTCAGGGTGAGGGCCGGGAACAGGTTTTGGCATTCGAAACCAAAACCGGCGATTTTGCCGAGGCCGGGCCGGACCACCCCATTCGCGTTACCCGTGATCCCGAAACGGGAGAGCCGTCTCCCTATATCATGATCCGAGCGGGGCTTGAGGCATTGATAGACCGGAAAAGCTTTTATCGCCTCGTTGATATCGGTGAACATCACGACGGCTGGTTCGGCCTTTGGTCGTCAGGCCAGTTTTTTCCAGTGATCCCATCAGCGGATTTGCCTGACTAG
- a CDS encoding DMT family transporter, giving the protein MAFQPEPLGSADAAALRANLLSGNALGMVSMLFWAAGFPAAELLLDTWPPLALIAARLLMVLVLLLPLWLAIDGVHVLANASWRRGIWVGGIGFGFGTWLLLISQSLTDPVTVALIASAMPIAATLIELFYRVRRPSRLFLIGMAASVTGGIIATWGKSPTDFGLGGLAAVASCFLFAWASFCTVRDLPNLTALGRTTLPFTGAAIVVVILFLGTTLAGVDVMPRAPVDGRQITLLIVYAIGAMALSQVCFIAAIARLGVAVTSLHINIAPFYVMVIMTVLSATWSWQQAFGAAIVGLGVIVSQRR; this is encoded by the coding sequence TTGGCGTTCCAACCAGAGCCCCTTGGCTCGGCCGATGCCGCTGCCCTGCGCGCCAACCTGTTGTCTGGCAACGCGTTGGGTATGGTTTCGATGCTGTTTTGGGCCGCCGGATTTCCTGCGGCTGAACTGCTGCTGGATACGTGGCCCCCTCTTGCCCTGATCGCAGCTCGATTGCTGATGGTGCTGGTTCTGCTGCTGCCACTTTGGCTGGCGATCGACGGGGTGCATGTTCTGGCCAATGCATCCTGGCGGCGCGGCATCTGGGTAGGCGGGATCGGCTTTGGCTTTGGCACATGGCTGTTGCTGATTTCGCAATCTCTGACCGATCCTGTAACCGTTGCGCTGATTGCTTCTGCCATGCCTATCGCTGCAACGCTGATTGAATTGTTCTACCGTGTACGCCGCCCCAGCCGGTTGTTTCTGATCGGCATGGCAGCGTCGGTGACAGGGGGGATTATCGCAACTTGGGGCAAAAGCCCGACAGATTTCGGGTTGGGCGGGCTTGCAGCAGTTGCATCGTGTTTTCTGTTCGCGTGGGCCAGTTTTTGCACCGTGCGCGATCTGCCCAATCTAACCGCCCTTGGGCGCACGACACTGCCTTTTACAGGGGCGGCCATTGTTGTCGTTATTCTGTTTTTGGGAACGACCCTTGCCGGGGTCGATGTTATGCCACGCGCACCTGTTGACGGGCGGCAGATCACGTTGCTGATCGTCTATGCCATCGGTGCAATGGCCCTGTCTCAGGTCTGTTTTATCGCCGCTATCGCGCGGCTTGGCGTTGCTGTCACCTCGCTACATATCAACATCGCACCGTTTTATGTGATGGTGATTATGACAGTTCTGAGCGCAACGTGGAGTTGGCAGCAGGCATTCGGGGCCGCAATCGTCGGGCTGGGCGTGATCGTTTCGCAGCGCCGCTAG
- the polA gene encoding DNA polymerase I → MSGSFGKGCHLHLIDGSAFIFRAYHALPPLTRKSDGLPIGAVSGFCNMLQRYVDGNSGADAPTHVAVIFDKGSHTFRNDLYDQYKANREAMPEDLRPQIPLTREATIAFNIACKELEGFEADDIIATLACQARDAGGRCTIISSDKDLMQLVGDGVEMLDAMKNRTIDVDGVIEKFGVKPDRVVDVQALAGDSVDNVPGAPGIGIKTAALLINEFGDLDALLERAEEIPQPKRRQTLIDHAEQIRLSRSLVQLDCDVALDFGLDDLEVKDPDPKKLLEFLAEMEFRTLSKRIAAKLDVEAPEIPEIVNDTTQTQREAVPFDADKYECVRDMNALKLWLDRIDECGWVAVDTETTGLNEMRADLVGISLSVTPGEACYIPLIHKESASDDLFGSDKLAEGQLGLDQVLDALKPMLEDPAILKIGQNMKYDAKIFARNGVDVAPIDDTMLMSYALHAGEHNHGMDTLSERYLGHTPIPIKPLLGSGKSAITFDKVPLDEATRYAAEDADITLRLWQHFKPQLHRKQVTTVYETLERPLVPVLAQMEMSGIKVDRDTLSRMSNAFAQKMAGLEAEIHEMAGRTFNVGSPKQLGEILFDEMGIEGGKKGKTGAYATGADVLEDLATEHELPARVLDWRQLSKLKSTYTDALQDHINPETGRVHTSYSIAGANTGRLASTDPNLQNIPVRTEEGRRIREAFVADQGKVLISLDYSQIELRILAHIADIPALKQAFSDGLDIHAMTASEMFDVPIEDMTPEVRRRAKAINFGVIYGISGFGLARNLRIPRAEAQGFIDRYFERFPGIRTYMDETKAFAKEHGYVQTLFGRKIHTPEINAKGPQAGFAQRAAINAPIQGTAADVIRRAMIRMPDAIRNLPATMLLQVHDELLFEVDEDAVDDVIGVARDVMENASDPAVKLDVPLTVDAGRGANWAEAH, encoded by the coding sequence ATGTCGGGATCGTTTGGAAAGGGATGCCATCTGCATCTGATTGATGGATCGGCGTTCATTTTCAGGGCCTATCATGCGCTGCCGCCGCTGACGCGCAAATCGGACGGGCTGCCGATCGGGGCGGTTTCCGGCTTTTGCAACATGTTGCAGCGTTATGTGGACGGCAACTCTGGCGCGGATGCACCGACGCATGTGGCGGTTATCTTTGACAAGGGATCGCACACGTTCCGCAATGATCTTTATGACCAGTACAAGGCCAACCGCGAGGCGATGCCGGAAGACCTGCGCCCGCAAATTCCGCTGACCCGCGAGGCAACGATTGCTTTCAACATCGCGTGCAAGGAACTGGAGGGGTTCGAGGCCGACGACATTATCGCCACGCTTGCCTGTCAGGCCCGCGATGCGGGCGGGCGCTGTACCATCATTTCGTCGGACAAGGATCTGATGCAACTGGTCGGTGACGGCGTCGAGATGCTGGATGCGATGAAAAACCGGACCATCGATGTGGACGGTGTGATCGAAAAGTTCGGCGTCAAACCGGACCGCGTGGTGGATGTGCAGGCGCTGGCCGGAGACAGCGTTGACAATGTGCCCGGCGCGCCCGGCATCGGGATCAAGACAGCCGCCCTGTTGATCAACGAATTCGGTGATCTTGACGCGTTGCTGGAACGAGCAGAAGAAATCCCGCAGCCCAAACGGCGCCAGACGCTGATTGATCATGCCGAGCAGATCAGATTGTCGCGCAGTCTGGTACAACTGGATTGTGACGTGGCGCTGGATTTCGGGCTGGACGATCTGGAAGTGAAGGATCCGGACCCTAAAAAACTGCTGGAATTTCTGGCCGAGATGGAGTTTCGCACGCTGTCCAAACGGATTGCGGCCAAACTGGATGTTGAAGCCCCCGAGATACCGGAGATTGTGAACGACACAACCCAGACCCAGCGCGAAGCCGTTCCCTTTGATGCGGACAAATACGAGTGCGTGCGCGATATGAACGCCCTGAAGCTGTGGCTGGACCGGATAGACGAATGCGGCTGGGTCGCAGTTGATACCGAAACCACCGGCCTGAATGAGATGCGCGCCGATCTGGTTGGAATATCGCTGAGTGTCACACCAGGTGAGGCCTGCTATATTCCGCTGATCCACAAGGAAAGCGCATCTGATGATCTGTTCGGATCCGACAAACTGGCCGAAGGGCAATTGGGGCTGGATCAGGTTCTAGACGCCCTGAAACCGATGCTGGAGGATCCTGCGATCCTGAAAATCGGGCAGAATATGAAATATGATGCCAAGATCTTTGCCCGCAACGGCGTCGATGTGGCCCCGATTGATGACACGATGCTGATGTCCTATGCACTGCACGCGGGCGAACACAATCATGGTATGGACACGTTGTCAGAGCGGTATCTGGGCCATACGCCCATTCCGATCAAACCGCTTCTGGGTTCCGGCAAATCCGCGATCACCTTTGACAAGGTGCCGCTTGACGAGGCCACGCGCTATGCCGCCGAGGATGCCGACATCACATTGAGGCTTTGGCAGCATTTCAAACCACAACTGCACCGCAAGCAGGTGACGACAGTGTACGAAACACTGGAACGCCCGCTGGTGCCGGTTCTGGCGCAAATGGAAATGTCGGGCATCAAGGTTGACCGTGATACGCTAAGCCGGATGTCGAACGCCTTTGCCCAGAAAATGGCGGGGCTTGAGGCCGAGATACACGAGATGGCCGGCAGGACGTTCAACGTGGGATCGCCCAAGCAGCTGGGCGAAATCCTGTTTGACGAAATGGGGATCGAAGGCGGTAAAAAGGGCAAGACAGGGGCCTATGCAACCGGCGCGGATGTTCTTGAGGATCTGGCGACTGAACATGAACTGCCTGCCCGCGTGCTGGACTGGCGGCAATTGAGCAAGCTGAAATCGACCTACACGGATGCCTTGCAGGATCATATCAATCCCGAAACTGGGCGCGTGCACACATCCTATTCCATCGCGGGGGCCAATACCGGGCGTCTGGCATCAACCGATCCGAACCTGCAAAACATTCCGGTGCGTACCGAAGAAGGTCGGCGTATCCGCGAGGCGTTTGTTGCCGATCAGGGCAAGGTTCTGATCTCGCTTGATTACAGCCAGATCGAACTGCGTATTCTGGCCCATATCGCCGATATTCCCGCTTTGAAACAGGCATTTTCCGACGGGCTGGACATCCACGCGATGACCGCGTCGGAAATGTTTGATGTTCCGATCGAAGATATGACGCCCGAAGTACGGCGCCGTGCCAAAGCGATCAACTTTGGCGTCATCTACGGGATTTCAGGCTTTGGTCTGGCGCGCAACCTGCGCATCCCGCGCGCCGAGGCGCAAGGGTTTATCGACCGGTATTTCGAACGGTTCCCCGGCATCCGGACCTATATGGATGAAACCAAGGCGTTCGCGAAAGAACATGGTTATGTGCAAACTCTGTTTGGCCGGAAAATTCACACACCCGAGATCAATGCGAAAGGTCCGCAGGCAGGGTTTGCCCAGCGCGCCGCCATCAACGCGCCCATTCAAGGTACGGCCGCGGATGTGATCCGGCGGGCGATGATACGGATGCCTGACGCCATCAGGAACCTGCCCGCAACGATGCTGTTGCAGGTCCATGATGAATTGCTGTTCGAAGTGGACGAGGACGCCGTAGACGACGTAATCGGTGTGGCCCGCGATGTTATGGAAAATGCCAGTGATCCGGCGGTGAAGCTGGATGTTCCCCTGACAGTCGATGCGGGGCGCGGGGCGAACTGGGCCGAAGCACACTAG
- a CDS encoding DUF58 domain-containing protein has product MTQPVSLRQRAEEQSARLPPLLARAEHLAGTVLLGDHGRRKAGLGDDFWQYRPAQPGDSRRMIDHRRSARGDMQFVREREWQIAQSVMLWVDQSASMRFASTKDLPQKADRARLLGLAIAILLVRGGERVGLTGTSLPPRRGNPQILRLAEAFSQDSDADYAAPESRAMIPHARAVFISDFMGDITGARMALTKAADRGIKGALVHVLDPAEESFPFQGRTIFESIGGTLVHETLKANELKARYLDRLAARKDELQSLCASTGWQYSVHHTSDSAQSALLWLYRALDGGRI; this is encoded by the coding sequence GTGACACAGCCCGTTTCCCTTCGCCAGCGGGCCGAGGAACAATCGGCCCGCCTGCCGCCTTTGCTGGCGCGGGCCGAGCATCTTGCCGGCACGGTTCTGTTGGGCGATCACGGGCGGCGCAAAGCCGGTCTGGGCGATGATTTCTGGCAATACCGCCCCGCCCAGCCCGGTGACAGCCGCCGTATGATCGACCACCGCCGTTCTGCGCGGGGCGATATGCAGTTTGTGCGTGAACGCGAATGGCAGATTGCGCAATCCGTCATGCTGTGGGTCGATCAAAGCGCTTCGATGCGGTTTGCCTCAACCAAGGACTTGCCGCAAAAGGCCGACAGGGCCCGGCTTTTGGGGTTGGCGATTGCCATACTTCTGGTGCGTGGCGGTGAGCGTGTCGGGCTGACAGGTACGTCACTTCCGCCGCGCCGGGGCAATCCGCAAATCCTGCGTCTGGCCGAAGCGTTTTCGCAGGATTCCGATGCGGATTACGCCGCACCGGAGTCGCGCGCGATGATCCCGCACGCGCGCGCTGTGTTCATTTCCGATTTCATGGGCGACATCACCGGGGCGAGAATGGCCCTGACCAAGGCCGCAGATCGCGGCATCAAAGGTGCATTGGTGCATGTGCTTGATCCGGCGGAAGAAAGTTTCCCGTTTCAGGGCCGAACGATCTTCGAAAGCATCGGTGGCACTCTGGTTCATGAAACGCTCAAGGCAAACGAATTGAAGGCACGCTATCTAGATCGTCTGGCCGCGCGCAAAGACGAACTGCAATCGCTTTGCGCATCGACCGGCTGGCAATACAGCGTTCACCATACAAGTGACAGCGCGCAATCTGCATTGCTGTGGTTGTACCGTGCCTTGGACGGGGGCCGCATATGA